Genomic DNA from Mycobacteroides chelonae CCUG 47445:
ATGCCGGAAGGCCCGATGACGGCGCGATCGACATTCTGATGGTGGGCGTCGACAGTCGCAGCGACGCACACGGCAATCCGCTCTCGCAGGACGAGCTGTCCATGCTGAGGGCCGGGGACGAGACCGCCACCAATACCGACACCATCATCCTCATCCGCATCCCCAGCAACGGAAAATCCGCAACGGCGATCTCCATCCCCCGCGACTCCTATGTCACCGTCCCGGATGGCAGCAAGGGAAAGATCAACGGCGTCTACGGCGAAGCCAAAGAGAACGACCGTCAGAAACGCGTTGAATCCGGCGAGACACTGGAAGCCGCCGAACGCGAATCCGTCGACGCCGGGCGTTCGGCGCTCACCCAGACCGTGGCCAAGCTGACCGGCGTCACCGTCGATCGCTACGCCGAGGTCAGCATGCTCGGATTCGTGCTGATGACCAACGCGCTCGGTGGTGTCGACGTGTGCCTGAACGAGGCTGTGTACGAACCGATGTCGGGAGCCGACTTTCCCGCCGGTCCGCAGACACTCGATGGCCCCAACGCATTGAGTTTCGTGCGACAACGCCACGATCTGCCGCGCGGTGACCTCGATCGTGTGGTCCGCCAGCAGGTGGTGATGTCGTCACTGGCGCACTCGGCGCTCTCCGGGGGCACGCTCACCAACCCCTCCACGCTGGGCAAGCTGCGCGATGCGATCACGCGCACCGTGGTGCTCAGTGAGGGATGGGACGTCATGGACTTCATCAAGCAGCTACAGAAGCTGTCCGGGGGCAACGTGGCATTCGCGACCATTCCCATTCTGCGTGAGGATGGTTGGACCGAGGATGGCACCCAAAGTGTCGTGAAGGTCGATCCCGATCAGGTGCGCAGTTGGGTATCCGGTTTGCTGGACCAGCAGGCCCAGGGCAAGACCGAAGAGGCCACCTATTCCAAGGACCAGACGATCGCCGACGTCGTCAATGAGACCCAGATCA
This window encodes:
- a CDS encoding LCP family protein translates to MTDPHAPRASGSSQTETPRPLWRGIATLAAVAVMVVTGAAWGKIGNIDPNIARFDLPGLFGNAGRPDDGAIDILMVGVDSRSDAHGNPLSQDELSMLRAGDETATNTDTIILIRIPSNGKSATAISIPRDSYVTVPDGSKGKINGVYGEAKENDRQKRVESGETLEAAERESVDAGRSALTQTVAKLTGVTVDRYAEVSMLGFVLMTNALGGVDVCLNEAVYEPMSGADFPAGPQTLDGPNALSFVRQRHDLPRGDLDRVVRQQVVMSSLAHSALSGGTLTNPSTLGKLRDAITRTVVLSEGWDVMDFIKQLQKLSGGNVAFATIPILREDGWTEDGTQSVVKVDPDQVRSWVSGLLDQQAQGKTEEATYSKDQTIADVVNETQINGLAAAVSELLVGKGFTAGKVGNNEAEHAGNSQVQAAESDDVGAKAVAEALGLQVVQKPGLAEHTVRVVLSNDYHGPGSGRETTPAASDTGSSTEEEAAPPPPSPIFTAANGPRCVN